Within the Opitutaceae bacterium TAV5 genome, the region CTCGGCCTCGAATGCAGCGCTGCAAAAGAGCCTCAACCGGCTTTCGAGCGGCTCCAAGATCGTCTCGCCCGCCGACGATGCGGGTGGCCTGGCGGTCTCGATGAAACTCTCGGCTGCGGCCACGCGCTCCGGAGCGACCATCACCAACATCGGCAATGCCGTCTCGCTTCTCGAAACGCAGGATGGCGTGCTCGGCACCACCGCCAGCGTGCTCGAACGCATCGGCGAACTGTACACCCTGTATCAGGACCCGACCAAGAACGCCGATGACAAGGCCAACTACGACGTCGAGTACCAGCAGCTCCAGAAGCAGCTCGCCAGCCTGACCGGCGAGAAGTTCAACGGCCTCGCGCTGTTCTCGACCGATTCGTTGTCCGTGCCGGTTTCCGAGGACGGCCTCCAGGCGGTCGAGCTCACGCCCAAGGATCTGGCGACCGGGTTGGGCGTCTTTTCCGACCCGGC harbors:
- a CDS encoding flagellin; this encodes MAVVINTNFAATIAANNLSASNAALQKSLNRLSSGSKIVSPADDAGGLAVSMKLSAAATRSGATITNIGNAVSLLETQDGVLGTTASVLERIGELYTLYQDPTKNADDKANYDVEYQQLQKQLASLTGEKFNGLALFSTDSLSVPVSEDGLQAVELTPKDLATGLGVFSDPAGGGSLGSVADVAAINTAIQNVATFRANNGAEQSRLGFASDVLTTNKTNLEAANSRIVDVDVAEESTQLARWNTLVQAGTSMLSQANQSVNTVLALLQ